A DNA window from Calliphora vicina chromosome 1, idCalVici1.1, whole genome shotgun sequence contains the following coding sequences:
- the LOC135963676 gene encoding uncharacterized protein LOC135963676, which translates to MEEILSNKNILCDIFKFINLKDLLTAAKVCRVFRTVIIEFILKNTYTDVKAYKTEDCYYIVSNKVEEKFNPTPQRENRIVLNATDFWEFLNLNTNNIQILSLQTETSDKELMIEELNCEKFFYNFHNRILSNLKHLRKLTLISTNSFLLTKKFFITLTNCCSELQYLCLQYCNVKEFTPVFTLHELELRHCNGFTWNNFQTILSQMNLQTFTSYATRYTGKGEYFDIDPNLKHISLHYSIVNNIKTLFCRNQAKLKNLKSLDWSVDYSKQSWINSTNCPNLERLKSKPRNLLFDNLSGFMSLHSLILDVNNDLTDSDIVQIIKHPTLNSFTINTTNYNWLIDTYEYNSSYETEWANFTTNLLHINLSYHKTLSSLLHNWFNLLVKNSRLSLKLKFRNSIDIIPFEDIFCHPSFLRHLKSINICGYIIDCGEFGRNYSTLIDKAAIILEDIRLNENDRYIKE; encoded by the exons ATGGAagaaattttatcaaataaaaacatactttgtgatatatttaaatttattaatttaaaagatttattgaCGGCAGCTAAAGTCTGTAGAGTATTTCGCACtgttattattgaatttatattgaaaaatacatATACAGATGTGAAAGCCTATAAAACGGAAGACTGCTACTATATTGTGTCAAATAAAGTCGAGGAGAAATTTAATCCAACACCACAAAGAGAAAATCGAATAGTTTTGAATGCAACTGATTTCtgggaatttttgaatttgaatacaaacaatattcaaatattatcaCTACAAACTGAAACATCTGACAAAGAATTAATGATTGAAGAATTAAATTGTGAgaagtttttttataacttccACAATAGAATATTGAGTAACTTAAAACATCTAAGAAAATTAACtttgatttcaacaaatagtTTTCTCCTTACGAAGAAATTCTTTATTACATTGACTAACTGTTGTTCTGAATTGCAGTATCTATGTTTACAGTATTGTAATGTTAAAGAATTTACACCAGTTTTTACACTACATGAACTTGAATTAAGACACTGCAATGGTTTTACTTGgaataattttcaaacaataTTAAGTCAAATGaatttacaaacatttactTCCTATGCTACTCGATACACGGGTAAAGGGGAATACTTTGATATTGACCCAAATTTGAAACATATTAGTTTACATTACAGCATCGTCAACAATATTAAAACCTTATTTTGCAGGAACCAAGCAAAACTTAAAAATCTAAAGTCGTTGGATTGGTCAGTTGATTACTCTAAACAGTCTTGGATTAATTCCACAAATTGTCCAAATCTTGAAAGGTTAAAGTCAAAACctagaaatttattatttgacaaCTTGTCTGGTTTTATGTCTTTACACTCTTTAATACTAGATGTGAATAACGATTTGACAGATTCGGATATAGTTCAAATTATCAAACATCCAACATTAAATAGTTTTACCATCAATACTACCAATTATAATTGGCTTATTGATACTTATGAATATAATAGCAGTTATGAAACTGAATGGGCCAATTTTACAACTAATCTGTTGCATATAAATCTTTCTTACCACAAAACATTATCTTCCCTGTTGCACAATTGGTTTAATTTGTTGGTTAAAAATAGCAGATTatctctaaaactaaaatttcgcAATTCAATCGATATTATtccttttgaagatattttttgCCATCCCAGTTTTCTGAGGCATTTAAAATCAATCAATATATGTGGCTATATTATTG ATTGCGGTGAATTCGGAAGAAACTATTCCACTCTTATTGATAAAGCGGCAATTATACTAGAAGATATTCGACTGAATGAAAATGATCGAtatattaaggagtga